A genomic segment from Sulfuritalea hydrogenivorans sk43H encodes:
- the glgA gene encoding glycogen synthase GlgA, protein MNILFATSEIAPWVKTGGLGDVAGALPAALRALGIDVRVLVPAYPALLKAFPDAEEIAQPHWLGGLLPIPTLRQARAPDGTPLLLLDYPHYFDRPGNPYLGPEGRDWLDNHLRFGLLSRVAAWLGSAASTLDWQPDIVHCNDWQTGLAPAYLHYLPGAQAKSLLTLHNLAFQGLFDHASLFELGLPDEAWRIDGVEYYGYLSFLKAGLQHANAITTVSPSYAREIQTDAEGMGMAGLLRHRGDRLSGILNGIDTTAWNPAADRHLRQTYSARRMEGKAANKAALQEELGLERREDLPLLAVVSRLTEQKGLDLLLEAAPQVLKLPAQLVVLGSGEHSMEHRWTALAHKHKDRCAVRIGFDEALAHRIEAGADIFVMPSRFEPCGLNQMYSLRYGTPPVVRATGGLADTVIDATDEKHGNGFVFGPATAAALLEALQRAAEAWHDPRRWRKLQKQGMARDSSWADAAQHYVELYQRL, encoded by the coding sequence ATGAATATCCTTTTCGCCACCTCCGAGATCGCCCCCTGGGTCAAGACCGGCGGCCTCGGCGACGTCGCCGGTGCGCTGCCCGCCGCATTGCGCGCCCTGGGCATCGACGTGCGCGTGCTGGTGCCCGCCTATCCCGCGCTGCTGAAGGCGTTTCCGGATGCCGAAGAAATCGCGCAGCCGCACTGGCTGGGCGGCCTGCTGCCGATACCGACACTGCGACAAGCGAGGGCACCCGACGGCACGCCGCTGTTGCTGCTCGATTACCCGCACTACTTCGATCGACCGGGCAACCCCTACCTGGGGCCCGAAGGACGCGACTGGCTCGACAACCACCTGCGCTTCGGGCTGTTGTCGCGCGTCGCCGCGTGGCTCGGCTCGGCGGCGAGCACGCTCGACTGGCAGCCCGACATCGTCCACTGCAACGACTGGCAGACCGGGCTTGCCCCGGCTTATCTGCACTACCTGCCGGGAGCGCAGGCGAAGTCACTGCTAACCCTGCACAACCTGGCCTTCCAGGGCCTGTTCGACCATGCCTCCCTGTTCGAACTCGGGCTGCCGGACGAAGCCTGGCGGATCGACGGCGTCGAGTACTACGGCTACCTGTCCTTCCTCAAGGCTGGCCTGCAACATGCCAATGCCATCACCACGGTCAGCCCGAGCTACGCCCGCGAAATCCAGACCGATGCCGAAGGCATGGGCATGGCCGGCCTGCTGCGCCATCGCGGCGACCGGCTCTCCGGCATCCTCAACGGCATCGACACCACGGCCTGGAATCCGGCCGCCGACCGCCACCTGCGCCAGACATACAGCGCCCGCCGCATGGAGGGCAAGGCGGCCAACAAGGCGGCGCTGCAGGAAGAACTCGGGCTCGAACGCCGCGAGGACCTCCCCCTGCTCGCCGTGGTCAGCCGCCTGACCGAGCAGAAGGGGCTCGACCTGCTGCTGGAAGCGGCGCCGCAGGTACTCAAGCTGCCGGCACAACTCGTCGTTCTCGGCAGCGGCGAGCACTCGATGGAACACCGCTGGACGGCGCTGGCGCACAAACACAAGGATCGCTGCGCGGTCCGCATCGGCTTCGACGAAGCACTGGCCCACCGCATCGAGGCCGGTGCCGACATTTTCGTCATGCCCTCGCGCTTCGAACCCTGCGGCCTGAACCAGATGTACAGCCTGCGCTACGGCACGCCACCGGTGGTGCGCGCCACGGGCGGACTGGCCGATACCGTGATCGATGCCACCGACGAGAAGCATGGCAACGGTTTCGTTTTCGGACCGGCCACGGCGGCGGCCCTGCTGGAAGCCCTGCAACGCGCCGCCGAAGCCTGGCACGACCCCAGGCGCTGGCGCAAGCTGCAGAAACAGGGCATGGCCCGCGACTCCAGCTGGGCCGACGCGGCACAGCATTACGTCGAACTCTACCAGCGCCTATAA
- the pgi gene encoding glucose-6-phosphate isomerase yields the protein MKTVTAAAWKALASEAESIRGVHLRDMFAADAQRFSSLSVRWNDWLLDYSKQRVAAACMERLHQLWHAAEVPGWIARMRAGEAINHTEKRAALHIALRHPAGKGPIMHAGRDVMPDVLRELDRMRDFAAQIHGRHWRGATGEPITDIVNIGIGGSDLGPRMATQALAAFRHPELTVHYVANLDGADLATVLAGLQPRTTLFVIASKTFTTQETMQNAASARHWLVRALGEAAVARHFVAVSTNLAEVARFGIDPANAFAFWDWVGGRYSLWSAIGLPLVLAVGFDHFRQFLAGAHAMDEHFFSAPVAENLPGLLALLEIWNTNVLGADNRALLPYSQSLALLPRYLQQLEMESNGKQVDRQGRPLDCVTAPILWGEAGTNGQHAFYQLIHQGGRLVPCEFIACRQPDFALPGHHEKLLANCFAQSEALMRGKTLAETTAELTAGGTSPEQVAALAPYRSFPGNQPSTTLLLPRLDPFNLGALLALYEHKVFVQSIVWDINPFDQWGVEYGKQLANRLLPIIEGKAPAAGLDSSTAGLISACKS from the coding sequence ATGAAAACCGTCACTGCCGCCGCCTGGAAAGCCCTCGCGAGCGAAGCCGAATCCATCCGGGGCGTCCATCTGCGCGACATGTTCGCCGCGGATGCGCAGCGGTTTTCATCATTGTCGGTGCGCTGGAATGACTGGCTGCTGGACTATTCCAAGCAACGCGTGGCGGCTGCATGCATGGAACGGCTGCATCAGCTCTGGCATGCCGCCGAGGTTCCCGGCTGGATCGCCCGCATGCGCGCCGGCGAGGCCATCAACCACACCGAAAAACGCGCGGCGCTGCACATCGCCCTGCGTCATCCCGCCGGCAAGGGGCCGATCATGCATGCCGGGCGCGATGTCATGCCGGACGTTCTGCGCGAACTGGACAGGATGCGCGACTTCGCCGCGCAGATCCATGGCCGCCACTGGCGCGGCGCCACCGGCGAACCGATCACCGACATCGTCAACATCGGCATCGGCGGCTCCGACCTCGGGCCGCGCATGGCCACCCAGGCGCTTGCCGCGTTTCGCCATCCCGAGCTCACGGTACATTACGTGGCCAATCTGGATGGCGCCGATCTGGCCACGGTGCTCGCCGGACTGCAGCCGCGCACCACGCTGTTCGTGATCGCCAGCAAGACCTTCACCACCCAGGAAACCATGCAGAACGCCGCCTCGGCGCGCCACTGGCTGGTCCGGGCGCTGGGCGAGGCAGCCGTGGCGCGGCACTTCGTCGCGGTGTCGACCAATCTTGCGGAAGTGGCCCGCTTCGGCATCGACCCGGCCAATGCCTTCGCCTTCTGGGACTGGGTCGGCGGACGCTACTCGCTGTGGTCTGCCATCGGCCTGCCGCTGGTGCTGGCCGTGGGCTTCGACCACTTCCGCCAATTTCTGGCCGGCGCGCACGCCATGGACGAACACTTTTTCTCGGCGCCGGTTGCAGAAAACCTGCCGGGCCTGCTGGCACTTCTGGAAATCTGGAACACCAACGTCCTCGGCGCCGACAACCGCGCCCTGCTGCCCTACAGCCAGTCGCTGGCCCTGCTGCCGCGCTACCTGCAGCAGCTCGAAATGGAATCCAACGGCAAGCAGGTGGACAGGCAAGGCCGGCCCCTCGACTGCGTGACGGCACCGATACTCTGGGGCGAAGCCGGCACCAATGGCCAACATGCGTTCTACCAGCTGATTCACCAGGGCGGACGCCTCGTGCCCTGCGAGTTCATCGCCTGCCGCCAGCCCGACTTTGCCTTGCCCGGCCACCACGAGAAACTTCTGGCGAATTGTTTTGCCCAAAGCGAAGCGCTGATGCGCGGCAAGACGCTGGCGGAAACCACCGCCGAACTCACGGCCGGCGGCACGAGTCCCGAGCAGGTGGCGGCGCTCGCGCCCTACCGCAGCTTCCCCGGCAACCAGCCGTCGACCACGCTGTTGCTGCCTCGCCTTGACCCGTTCAACCTCGGCGCGTTGCTGGCGCTCTACGAGCACAAGGTCTTCGTGCAGAGCATCGTCTGGGACATCAACCCCTTCGACCAGTGGGGCGTGGAATACGGCAAGCAGCTGGCCAACCGGCTGCTGCCGATCATCGAAGGCAAGGCGCCGGCCGCCGGCCTCGACAGTTCGACCGCGGGGCTGATCAGCGCCTGCAAGTCATGA
- a CDS encoding dihydrofolate reductase: MPATLLTLIAAVARNGVIGIGNRLPWHLPADLKHFKALTTGHTVIMGRKTWESLPAKFRPLPGRRNIVVTRNAGYQAEGAVVTNSLPAALAAAESGEAFVIGGAELYVAAMPLANRLQLTEIEASIEGDTWFPAIDHHQWQEVARETHRDEAGLNYAFVTYQRGKG, encoded by the coding sequence ATGCCAGCAACCCTCCTCACACTGATCGCCGCCGTCGCCAGAAATGGCGTGATCGGCATCGGCAATCGCCTGCCCTGGCACCTTCCGGCGGACCTCAAGCATTTCAAGGCACTGACCACGGGACACACCGTGATCATGGGACGCAAGACCTGGGAATCGCTGCCGGCGAAATTTCGCCCCCTGCCCGGCCGGCGCAACATCGTCGTCACGCGCAATGCCGGCTATCAGGCCGAGGGCGCCGTGGTCACGAATTCCCTGCCGGCGGCCCTCGCAGCGGCGGAAAGCGGCGAAGCCTTCGTCATCGGCGGCGCGGAATTGTATGTCGCGGCCATGCCGCTGGCGAACCGCCTGCAATTGACCGAAATCGAAGCCAGCATCGAAGGGGATACCTGGTTTCCCGCCATAGACCATCACCAATGGCAGGAAGTCGCGCGCGAAACGCATCGGGACGAAGCTGGCCTGAACTACGCCTTCGTCACCTACCAAAGAGGCAAGGGCTAG
- a CDS encoding caspase family protein produces the protein MKSWCLAILLCVQTVLVAQAADGRNLAAQPIGRRIALVIGNDSYKGVAPLANARADARAIAQALERAGFKVSLKLDADLGSFKSALRSFKAQVGGGDEAVFYYSGHGVQLGAANYLLPVDIKGDSEEQVKDDAVPLQRVLDDLQEQKARFTLAIIDACRNNPFRQTGRAIGGRGLAPTTAATGQMVLYSAGTGQQALDRLGQGDKNPNGVFTRVLLKEMDKPGVPVNDVLRNVREEVVELAKGVGHEQVPALYDQSLGRFYFRAGDSAQVAVSTPQLAVVRPAAEASASLAPVSPRQAIPLSLPGNVWTVLENSEAFRLTPKAKRVRVEYEMTSDLFNVKAGRREWSRLPEPLTFFREQEPVGDKCVASRNWSVDLDGRTTREPDRAGYSCAHLSLGSGKKGASPDARLLAIDELSGSLFPLRAGAESTSRSTMALSSSVAYIKATNHCRVNGQRSAGELHPRLKGMAWSIVCRYSATYGDGSKPAEETREDYFLEDLGIYLSDIAVHSVRDGRTTYVLPAPGYRTSSFSPDKSRRWDSEYLRYEWTVGE, from the coding sequence ATGAAATCCTGGTGTCTGGCAATTTTGTTGTGCGTACAGACGGTGCTGGTGGCGCAGGCCGCCGACGGCCGCAATCTTGCCGCGCAGCCGATCGGTCGCCGCATCGCGCTGGTCATCGGCAACGATAGCTACAAGGGGGTGGCGCCGCTCGCCAATGCGCGTGCCGACGCCCGTGCAATCGCCCAGGCCCTGGAGCGGGCCGGGTTCAAGGTAAGCTTGAAACTGGATGCCGACCTCGGCAGCTTCAAGTCCGCGCTGCGCAGCTTCAAGGCCCAGGTCGGCGGCGGCGACGAAGCGGTTTTCTACTACTCGGGTCATGGCGTGCAACTCGGTGCCGCCAACTACCTGCTGCCGGTGGACATCAAGGGCGACAGCGAGGAGCAGGTCAAGGACGATGCCGTGCCGTTGCAGCGTGTGCTCGACGACCTGCAGGAGCAGAAGGCGCGCTTCACGCTGGCCATCATCGACGCCTGCCGCAACAATCCTTTTCGCCAGACGGGCCGCGCCATCGGCGGTCGTGGCCTGGCGCCGACCACGGCGGCGACCGGACAGATGGTGCTCTATTCGGCGGGAACCGGGCAGCAGGCGCTGGATCGACTGGGGCAGGGGGACAAAAATCCCAATGGCGTGTTCACCCGCGTGCTGCTCAAGGAAATGGACAAGCCCGGCGTGCCGGTGAACGATGTGCTGCGCAACGTGCGCGAGGAAGTGGTCGAACTTGCCAAGGGCGTCGGCCACGAGCAGGTGCCTGCGCTTTACGACCAGTCGCTGGGGCGCTTCTATTTCCGTGCTGGTGATTCGGCGCAGGTCGCCGTATCGACACCACAGCTGGCGGTGGTTCGGCCGGCAGCCGAAGCATCTGCCTCGTTGGCGCCCGTCAGTCCGCGGCAGGCGATCCCGCTGTCGCTGCCGGGAAATGTCTGGACTGTCCTGGAAAACTCGGAGGCCTTCCGCTTGACCCCCAAAGCAAAAAGGGTGCGCGTCGAGTACGAGATGACGAGCGATTTGTTCAATGTCAAGGCCGGCCGCCGCGAATGGTCACGCTTGCCGGAACCTCTCACCTTTTTCCGCGAACAGGAACCGGTGGGCGACAAGTGCGTTGCCAGCCGCAACTGGTCGGTGGACCTGGACGGCCGCACGACGCGCGAGCCGGATCGTGCCGGCTACAGCTGCGCCCACCTTTCCCTCGGCTCAGGGAAGAAGGGCGCGTCGCCCGACGCGCGACTGCTCGCCATCGACGAGCTGAGCGGAAGCCTGTTTCCGTTGCGTGCGGGCGCCGAGAGCACCTCGCGTTCCACCATGGCGCTAAGTTCTTCCGTCGCCTACATCAAGGCGACGAACCACTGCCGGGTAAATGGACAGCGAAGCGCCGGTGAATTGCATCCCAGGTTGAAGGGGATGGCGTGGAGCATCGTCTGCCGATATAGCGCCACTTACGGCGACGGCAGCAAACCGGCAGAAGAGACCCGGGAGGACTACTTCCTCGAGGATTTGGGCATCTATCTCTCCGACATCGCCGTGCACTCGGTTCGGGACGGCAGGACGACCTACGTGCTGCCGGCACCCGGCTACCGTACCAGTTCGTTCAGTCCGGATAAGTCCCGCCGCTGGGATAGCGAGTACCTTCGCTACGAATGGACCGTCGGGGAATGA